One part of the Larimichthys crocea isolate SSNF chromosome XIX, L_crocea_2.0, whole genome shotgun sequence genome encodes these proteins:
- the senp7b gene encoding sentrin-specific protease 7b isoform X1: protein MASSFKIPKKKQETTSDPAHLHLQSPLSRLQSPAPRPKGYGDQSNRGRADRMHAGNALGSSTGRQSTPCKPLFRNVVKSLLGLNRPTRGASTANHRAAGGQSQQAQPESSSSRLSNGWRPKRASDRLLQSEQTAERLSPPQKKSDVRGLSPSTKCISVQSLDSLAELRGDEHAGSLSSLTLDGRTPKRGESGRDAADGKGDRGNTPDSLKPQKKNSSLSDSDQMSEDDFTPLSRTRNKPSADEYLPKDVRRPSLSSDTLSPKTMPEKRWSLDRMSWLAASSNLREKERQKWREFREKKMSNRSAVLQLRLRKPKQTPTEPIVLSSEEEDEDDGDGPKKSQSSSWVEDSHPGNSGQIQDHHSPPSFMQLEFSSLHAGLKHADANGEMLITENGFNIPLKGTEVGEVTVVASQVRGYGVWDGGVAQGGALLAGWKGPAPSLLFLWVSDAQANLLQTELSAIQTSDTSGPPCSFLLLVLKEQLQELQAALLASILDMEEYRKGCASSSGLTSPLEWTDGLLLLYSCPPPLDQHLLELLGRSVENAAQVRNNQRRSSLSSSALPTRLIQYPAPPCKGRITVTKEDLACLNGGEFLNDVIIDFYLKYLLLEGVGGSVAERSHVFSSFFYKQLSRRRAAGENDAPSVLDRHMRHQRVKTWTRHVDIFTKDFLFVPVNQEAHWFLVVVCFPGLEELQYEAFQRPTGGSEQAGGKPSVSLRSHQTPDCVHQGCQKDTVLKRPCILVMDSLKVSYHENVCRLLRDYLQVEWEVRRATPRLFTSDNMRSSNCRVPQQDNSSDCGLYLLQYVESFLQNHVVHFDLPLRLDHWFPRHRVRQKREEIRSLIMRMHQSQSEAT from the exons ATGGCGTCTTCCTTCAAAATCCCcaagaagaaacaggaaacGACCTCTGACCCCGCCCACCTGCACCTGCAGTCACCGCTGTCCCGCCTCCAGAGCCCCGCCCCACGGCCTAAG GGTTATGGGGACCAGTCCAACAGAGGCAGAGCTGACAGGATGCATGCTGGGAACGCACTCGGCTCCTcgacaggcagacagag CACGCCATGTAAGCCACTCTTCAGGAACGTCGTCAAGTCACTGCTGGGACTCAACAGACCGACCAGAGGAGCAtcaacagccaatcacagagcgGCAGGAGGCCAGAGCCAGCAGGCACAGCCCGAGTCCTCTTCGTCCCGTCTGTCAAACGG ATGGCGTCCTAAGCGAGCGTCAGACCGactgctgcagtctgaacaaaCCGCTGAGCGTCTGTctccaccacagaagaagagtgatgtcagag GTTTGTCCCCGTCCACAAAATGCATCTCTGTGCAGTCGCTGGATTCTCTGGCAGAGCTGCGAGGTGACGAGCATGCTGGGAGTTTGAGTTCTTTGACACTGGACGGAAGAACGCCGAAGAGAGGCGAGTCTGGCAGGGACGCTGCTGATGGGAAg gGCGACAGAGGAAACACTCCTGATTCTTTGaagccacagaagaagaactcGTCTCTCTCTGATTCAGATCAGATGTCAGAAGATGACTTTACGCCTCTGTCCAGAACCAGAAACAAACCCTCAGCAGATGAATATCTTCCCAAAGATGTCCGCAGACCCTCCCTCTCCTCGGACACCTTGTCTCCGAAGACGATGCCCGAAAAGAGGTGGAGTCTAGACAGGATGTCGTGGCTCGCTGCCAGCAGCAAtctgagggagaaggagagacagaagtgGAGGGAgttcagagagaagaagatgtCGAACAGGTCGGCCGTCCTGCAGCTCCGACTGAGGAAACCCAAACAGACTCCGACAGAACCCA TTGTGCTGTCgagtgaagaagaggatgaggacgaTGGAGATGGACCAAAAAAgtcacaaagcagcagctggGTGGAGGACTCCCATCCAGGAAACTCAGGGCAGATACAG GATCATCACTCGCCTCCTTCGTTCATGCAGCTCGAGTTCAGCTCGCTTCACGCCGGCCTGAAGCACGCGGACGCCAACGGGGAGATGCTG ATCACGGAGAACGGCTTCAACATTCCTCTGAAAG GAACTGAAGTGGGCGAGGTCACTGTGGTGGCGTCTCAGGTTCGTGGTTATGGCGTCTGGGACGGGGGCGTGGCTCAGGGCGGGGCTCTGTTGGCCGGTTGGAaaggccccgccccctcgctgCTGTTCCTGTGGGTGAGTGACGCTCAGGCCaacctgctgcagacagagctgtCCGCCATCCAGACCTCCGACACCTCAG GCCCGCCGTGCTCCTTCCTCCTGCTGGTGTTGAAGGAGCAGCTACAGGAGCTCCAGGCCGCCCTGCTCGCCTCCATCCTGGACATGGAGGAGTACAGGAAGGGATGCGCCTCCTCCAGTGGGCTGACCTCCCCTCTGGAGTGGACAGATGGACTGCTGCTCCTCTAcagctgtcctcctcctctggaccAGCACCTCCTCGAACTGCTGGGACGCTCTGTG gagAACGCGGCTCAGGTGAGAAACAACCAGAGAAGGTCCAGCCTGagctcctctgctctgcccaCCAG GTTGATCCAGTACCCAGCGCCGCCCTGTAAAGGCCGGATCACGGTCACAAAGGAGGACTTGGCGTGTCTGAACGGTGGCGAGTTCCTCAACGATGTCATCATCGACTTCTACCTCAA gtacCTCCTCCTGGAGGGAGTCGGGGGCTCGGTGGCTGAGCGTAGTCACGTCTTCAGCAGTTTCTTCTACAAACAGCTGAGCAGACGGAGGGCCGCCGGAGAGAACGACGCCCCGTCGGTCCT CGATCGTCACATGAGGCATCAGAGGGTGAAAACGTGGACTCGCCATGTGGACATCTTCACCaaagacttcctgtttgtgcCTGTCAATCAAGA AGCTCACTGGTTCCTGGTGGTGGTTTGCTTCCCGGGTCTGGAGGAGCTTCAGTACGAGGCGTTTCAGAGGCCAAcag GTGGATCCGAGCAAGCCGGGGGGAAACCATCCGTCAGTCTGAGGTCACATCAGACACCG GACTGCGTTCATCAGGGCTGCCAGAAGGACACAGTTTTAAAGAG GCCGTGCATTCTCGTCATGGACTCGCTGAAGGTGTCGTACCACGAGAACGTCTGCAGGCTCCTCAGAGA cTACCTGCAGGTGGAGTGGGAGGTCCGGAGGGCGACGCCCCGTCTGTTCACGTCGGACAACATGAGGAGCTCCAACTGTCGGGTTCCTCAGCAGGACAACAGCAGCGACTGTGGTCTGTACCTGCTGCAGTACGTGGAGAGCTTCCTGCAG AACCACGTGGTGCACTTTGACCTCCCCCTACGTTTGGACCACTGGTTTCCGCGGCACCGAGTGCGACAGAAGCGCGAGGAGATCCGGAGTCTGATAATGAGGATGCATCAGAGTCAGAGCGAAGCTACGTGA
- the senp7b gene encoding sentrin-specific protease 7b isoform X2 translates to MASSFKIPKKKQETTSDPAHLHLQSPLSRLQSPAPRPKGYGDQSNRGRADRMHAGNALGSSTGRQSTPCKPLFRNVVKSLLGLNRPTRGASTANHRAAGGQSQQAQPESSSSRLSNGWRPKRASDRLLQSEQTAERLSPPQKKSDVRGLSPSTKCISVQSLDSLAELRGDEHAGSLSSLTLDGRTPKRGESGRDAADGKGDRGNTPDSLKPQKKNSSLSDSDQMSEDDFTPLSRTRNKPSADEYLPKDVRRPSLSSDTLSPKTMPEKRWSLDRMSWLAASSNLREKERQKWREFREKKMSNRSAVLQLRLRKPKQTPTEPIVLSSEEEDEDDGDGPKKSQSSSWVEDSHPGNSGQIQDHHSPPSFMQLEFSSLHAGLKHADANGEMLITENGFNIPLKVGEVTVVASQVRGYGVWDGGVAQGGALLAGWKGPAPSLLFLWVSDAQANLLQTELSAIQTSDTSGPPCSFLLLVLKEQLQELQAALLASILDMEEYRKGCASSSGLTSPLEWTDGLLLLYSCPPPLDQHLLELLGRSVENAAQVRNNQRRSSLSSSALPTRLIQYPAPPCKGRITVTKEDLACLNGGEFLNDVIIDFYLKYLLLEGVGGSVAERSHVFSSFFYKQLSRRRAAGENDAPSVLDRHMRHQRVKTWTRHVDIFTKDFLFVPVNQEAHWFLVVVCFPGLEELQYEAFQRPTGGSEQAGGKPSVSLRSHQTPDCVHQGCQKDTVLKRPCILVMDSLKVSYHENVCRLLRDYLQVEWEVRRATPRLFTSDNMRSSNCRVPQQDNSSDCGLYLLQYVESFLQNHVVHFDLPLRLDHWFPRHRVRQKREEIRSLIMRMHQSQSEAT, encoded by the exons ATGGCGTCTTCCTTCAAAATCCCcaagaagaaacaggaaacGACCTCTGACCCCGCCCACCTGCACCTGCAGTCACCGCTGTCCCGCCTCCAGAGCCCCGCCCCACGGCCTAAG GGTTATGGGGACCAGTCCAACAGAGGCAGAGCTGACAGGATGCATGCTGGGAACGCACTCGGCTCCTcgacaggcagacagag CACGCCATGTAAGCCACTCTTCAGGAACGTCGTCAAGTCACTGCTGGGACTCAACAGACCGACCAGAGGAGCAtcaacagccaatcacagagcgGCAGGAGGCCAGAGCCAGCAGGCACAGCCCGAGTCCTCTTCGTCCCGTCTGTCAAACGG ATGGCGTCCTAAGCGAGCGTCAGACCGactgctgcagtctgaacaaaCCGCTGAGCGTCTGTctccaccacagaagaagagtgatgtcagag GTTTGTCCCCGTCCACAAAATGCATCTCTGTGCAGTCGCTGGATTCTCTGGCAGAGCTGCGAGGTGACGAGCATGCTGGGAGTTTGAGTTCTTTGACACTGGACGGAAGAACGCCGAAGAGAGGCGAGTCTGGCAGGGACGCTGCTGATGGGAAg gGCGACAGAGGAAACACTCCTGATTCTTTGaagccacagaagaagaactcGTCTCTCTCTGATTCAGATCAGATGTCAGAAGATGACTTTACGCCTCTGTCCAGAACCAGAAACAAACCCTCAGCAGATGAATATCTTCCCAAAGATGTCCGCAGACCCTCCCTCTCCTCGGACACCTTGTCTCCGAAGACGATGCCCGAAAAGAGGTGGAGTCTAGACAGGATGTCGTGGCTCGCTGCCAGCAGCAAtctgagggagaaggagagacagaagtgGAGGGAgttcagagagaagaagatgtCGAACAGGTCGGCCGTCCTGCAGCTCCGACTGAGGAAACCCAAACAGACTCCGACAGAACCCA TTGTGCTGTCgagtgaagaagaggatgaggacgaTGGAGATGGACCAAAAAAgtcacaaagcagcagctggGTGGAGGACTCCCATCCAGGAAACTCAGGGCAGATACAG GATCATCACTCGCCTCCTTCGTTCATGCAGCTCGAGTTCAGCTCGCTTCACGCCGGCCTGAAGCACGCGGACGCCAACGGGGAGATGCTG ATCACGGAGAACGGCTTCAACATTCCTCTGAAAG TGGGCGAGGTCACTGTGGTGGCGTCTCAGGTTCGTGGTTATGGCGTCTGGGACGGGGGCGTGGCTCAGGGCGGGGCTCTGTTGGCCGGTTGGAaaggccccgccccctcgctgCTGTTCCTGTGGGTGAGTGACGCTCAGGCCaacctgctgcagacagagctgtCCGCCATCCAGACCTCCGACACCTCAG GCCCGCCGTGCTCCTTCCTCCTGCTGGTGTTGAAGGAGCAGCTACAGGAGCTCCAGGCCGCCCTGCTCGCCTCCATCCTGGACATGGAGGAGTACAGGAAGGGATGCGCCTCCTCCAGTGGGCTGACCTCCCCTCTGGAGTGGACAGATGGACTGCTGCTCCTCTAcagctgtcctcctcctctggaccAGCACCTCCTCGAACTGCTGGGACGCTCTGTG gagAACGCGGCTCAGGTGAGAAACAACCAGAGAAGGTCCAGCCTGagctcctctgctctgcccaCCAG GTTGATCCAGTACCCAGCGCCGCCCTGTAAAGGCCGGATCACGGTCACAAAGGAGGACTTGGCGTGTCTGAACGGTGGCGAGTTCCTCAACGATGTCATCATCGACTTCTACCTCAA gtacCTCCTCCTGGAGGGAGTCGGGGGCTCGGTGGCTGAGCGTAGTCACGTCTTCAGCAGTTTCTTCTACAAACAGCTGAGCAGACGGAGGGCCGCCGGAGAGAACGACGCCCCGTCGGTCCT CGATCGTCACATGAGGCATCAGAGGGTGAAAACGTGGACTCGCCATGTGGACATCTTCACCaaagacttcctgtttgtgcCTGTCAATCAAGA AGCTCACTGGTTCCTGGTGGTGGTTTGCTTCCCGGGTCTGGAGGAGCTTCAGTACGAGGCGTTTCAGAGGCCAAcag GTGGATCCGAGCAAGCCGGGGGGAAACCATCCGTCAGTCTGAGGTCACATCAGACACCG GACTGCGTTCATCAGGGCTGCCAGAAGGACACAGTTTTAAAGAG GCCGTGCATTCTCGTCATGGACTCGCTGAAGGTGTCGTACCACGAGAACGTCTGCAGGCTCCTCAGAGA cTACCTGCAGGTGGAGTGGGAGGTCCGGAGGGCGACGCCCCGTCTGTTCACGTCGGACAACATGAGGAGCTCCAACTGTCGGGTTCCTCAGCAGGACAACAGCAGCGACTGTGGTCTGTACCTGCTGCAGTACGTGGAGAGCTTCCTGCAG AACCACGTGGTGCACTTTGACCTCCCCCTACGTTTGGACCACTGGTTTCCGCGGCACCGAGTGCGACAGAAGCGCGAGGAGATCCGGAGTCTGATAATGAGGATGCATCAGAGTCAGAGCGAAGCTACGTGA